The genomic DNA GCTCGTCAACTTCCAGAGCTTGTTCGGGGCAGGCTCGTACCCCTTTTGAGGCAAGCAGTTGCTCCCCATCGGCAACATCAATATCACCGGGCAAGATGTAGCCGGCGTCATCAAGCTTGAAGACTCTCGGCGCCCGCGCCCAGCAGCGCGCATGACCCTGGCATCTGGCTTTATGTACGACGACACGCATAGCGAACTCCAATGTCGTTGGCTGAAACTTCAGGACCAGTCCAGGATCAGATTCTCGATCCCGAACACATGGCCGCCGAAGGTGATAGGTTCAGTCCCTGTCTTGATCCGAAAGGCTGGGATGCGCGCCAGCCACTCCTCCAGGCCAATGACAATCTCCCGCCGGGCAAGGTGTGAGCCAAGACAACGATGGGGACCATAGCCAAAGGCAGCGTGCCGGTTGTCCTCGCGCGCCAGATCGATCTCATTCGGGCATTCGAATTCCGCCGGGTCACGATTGGCAATCATCGTGGCACAGGAAACATAGTCTCCCTTGCGGATCGGCGCGCCTTTGAAGTCGACATCCTTCGTTGCCACTCGGATCATCTGAATGGTCGAATAGGCGCGCAGCAATTCTTCCGCAGCGACGGCAGTCCGGTCCGGTTCGCTTCGTAGCAATTCCTGATCTTTGGGGTTGCGCGCGAGATGGGCCAAGTCGAAGCATATGGCTGCTGAGACCGTGTCGAGCCCCGCGACAAACACAAGCACGCCGATGCCACGGACTTCTTCGTCACTGAGCAGACGGCCCTCGACCTTTGCCTTCACGATGAAGGTCATGAAATCATCGACCGGCTCCTTGCGGCGCTCGGTGGCAAGTTCGTCGATGAAGGCCACGATCGTCCGGGCTGCGGGTGGTCGTTGCTCCTTATCGCCGTGGAGCAGATCTCTAGCCCAGCCGACAAATGTTTCTAGTCCGTCGTCCGAAAGCCCAATAAAGCGAAGGAAGATATTGACCGCGAACGGAACTGCAAAATCCTTCATGATGTCGCAGCTCGTGCCTGATGCGGCGATCCTGTCGATCAGCTTGATCGCTCGTTCCCGGACAGCCGGCTCCAATGCCATTACCCGCTTTGGCGAAAGCAGCGGATTGAGCAGTGAGCGAAAAACACCGTGGAATGGCGGATCGAGCTCAAGCGGGATCATCGGCCAGCTCTCGCCGAGCACAGAGGCGAAGATGCTGCGATGGCTGGAAAACGTTTCGGTGTCCTGCAGCACCCGGCGCTGGTCGCTCGCGCGAGTGATGACCCAGGTACCCCGACCGTCGCGCGTGTTGCTGGTTGAATAAAAGATCGGAGGCCCGGCATGAATGCAAGCAACCGCTGCATGCGGATCCCCGTTAGCGGTCGGCAACATGCCGGGCGACGTAAACAGGTTGAAGTCCCTCACCATTTCGGGCGGGACATGATCTGGAACCGGCCGCGATTTAACCGCGCCAGAATCGAGAGACCGTTCATGAGATGCTGTCGGCATTTGCATGCAATCGTTGGTGCAAGCTCCGTGCCGAATTCGTCTTTCGATAATCCTTGCTGTTTGCTGGGCAGCAGGTGGCGCCTGCGCTGACTTGCTGGTCGGGATTGCAACATTCTTGTCCAGCGTCGGACACAGAATGTAGAAAGCTAGACACCGACTTGGAGCAACTCAACTGGTGGGATCGCTAGCCGATCATGTGCCCGGGGAGCATCCAGTTCGAAAGCTTGCGCTAAGCGGCTTGGTGACTTGGCCGAGGTCACCCAGGTGGAAATGACCAACACTTGGGGTGAGCCTAGTGGCGCTCCCCTCGATGATGTCTGGCGGGGTGGTTAGCCGCCTCCGTGGGACAAGATCAGTCTACACGAATGGACTATAGCCTCTCCTCGCCTGCCTCATTGGCCGTCCTTCAGAGCCGGCCACACGAGCTTTTGTCTTTCAGCAGGGCGTTTTTCTCGCCAGCTACAGAGCCACACCGACGCCATGAGCGTCCAGTCGACGGGTTGGATGGCCCTGTCCATCTTGCCCAGCACCTTGGCTTCGCATTTGCCGGTGCGGCGGAAGCCTTCAAGACGCAGTTCTTGACCTTCTCCAGATCAGCCTCGGACGGATATCGGCAAGGGTTCAGCTCGTCCTTTTGAACTTGCGCATCTTCGTGTTGGCCAACCCCAGGCCGCCCGACATATTTGCGGTCTATCCGGCACCTCAACTTCGAACAACCTTGCGGCAAGCTCTTGGGATAGCCCACGCTCGTGCCTCCACCACCCGCTCAGCAGAGCCAGATTTGTCGTTGATGGCACGGAACTTGCGCAGTCATTCGCAGATGCGTCACGGACCGAGAGTGTCGTCCCATGAATTCGATCACCAAAAAGGCCGCCCGACGTTGCTGGGACCGCCTGCAATCACCTTATCCCAAAATTGGGAGCAACGGCTTCAAAAG from Mesorhizobium sp. M1E.F.Ca.ET.045.02.1.1 includes the following:
- a CDS encoding cytochrome P450 — translated: MVRDFNLFTSPGMLPTANGDPHAAVACIHAGPPIFYSTSNTRDGRGTWVITRASDQRRVLQDTETFSSHRSIFASVLGESWPMIPLELDPPFHGVFRSLLNPLLSPKRVMALEPAVRERAIKLIDRIAASGTSCDIMKDFAVPFAVNIFLRFIGLSDDGLETFVGWARDLLHGDKEQRPPAARTIVAFIDELATERRKEPVDDFMTFIVKAKVEGRLLSDEEVRGIGVLVFVAGLDTVSAAICFDLAHLARNPKDQELLRSEPDRTAVAAEELLRAYSTIQMIRVATKDVDFKGAPIRKGDYVSCATMIANRDPAEFECPNEIDLAREDNRHAAFGYGPHRCLGSHLARREIVIGLEEWLARIPAFRIKTGTEPITFGGHVFGIENLILDWS